The DNA sequence TTTAATAATCCCAATTAATATTTTTGCACAAGGAGAAATTGAAGAAGAACATAAAATACTTTTCCGAAATGAAAGTACGTATGGAATAATATTAAATTCAAATGGATGGGGTTTTGGGTATAAATATGCTAAAAGAATTGATGCTTTTAGCAAACAAATATATGAAATACATTTTCATAATATAAAACATCCAAAAGAAGTTGTAATAACTAATATTTATCAAAAAAGGTTTGTTTTTGGAAAGGAAAATGTGTTTTATAATATAAATATAGGAATAGGTAAACATAAAAAACTTTATAGCAAATTAGACAAAGGAGGAATAGAAATTCGTTTTTTATATTCAGGAGGAATTTCATTAGGAATAACAAAACCTATTTATTATATAATTCCTGATTCTGTTGATTATTTCAGATATACCAAATTTAATTCGTCAATACATACATCATGGGATATTATTTCAAAAGCTTCTTATTTTAAAGGATTTAAAGAAATTAAATTTATACCTGGCATATATGTAAAATCAGGTTTTGCATTTGAATTTAGCAAGGAAGATATAAAAGTCAATTCCTTAGAAGCAGGTGTAAAATTAACCGTTTTTCCAAAAGAAATCCCTATACTGGCAAATATTAAAAATGATTTTATATTTTTTTCATTATTTGTTAGTTATAGATTTGGAAAAGTTATTAATGTAAGAGTAAAAGATAAATCGTTGAAAAAAATTAACAAAAAAGAATAATTGGAATTTATTTACTAATAACGTAAGCGTTAACAGTTAAAAATATGAAATTTAAAATCCAAAATTCCAAGTCCCAAATTTCAAGGAAAAAAGAACAAAAATGTATAAAAAAAATTCTTGCGTCCATTATTAATAAACTATGAAAATTCCAAGAATAACAAACAAAGTGATTTATGCTTTTGGGACTTGGAATTTGGAACTTAGAACTTATAAAAATAAATTGTGAACGGTTACCTAATAACTTCTTTAATATAGATTTTAGACTATATAATCATCAATTTTTAATCTGTAATCTAAAATCTTAATTTTTATATTTTTTAATTCAATAATATTTCCTATATTGCTCGTTATTATTGAAGCCAAAACAAAAAAAAATTGAAATTATAAAACTATGAAAACTAAACAATTAATTTTTTTACTGACAGTTGGAATTACTGCAGGAATTATATTTATTTTTTCTTTTTGGGGTGAAACAACAAGAAAATATGTTCCCAGAGAAATAAAACAAAATAAAGGAATAAAAGGTGCACAGGAATGGCTTGCCCGAAGAATTAATAACCAAATAACAAATACAGTTATTGTTGCTGATGTAGAACGAGCCCGAAAACAAATTATGGCAAACAGGTTATTAAAAAACAAAGCCTCATTAAACCTTGAGTGGGAAGAATTAGGACCCGACAATATTGGAGGGAGAACAAGAGCAATATTAATTGATAATGAAAATCATGATTTAATGTTCGCAGGTGGAGTAGCCGGTGGACTTTTTAAATCAACAACCGGAGGTGTTTCATGGAGGAAAATATTATATACTAAGGATGAAAATAGTGATTTCACAAATCTTGCAATAAACTCAATTGTACAAGCACCTAACGGAGATATTTATTTTGGCACAGGTGAAGGCTGGCATTGGAATCACGGTGCTAACCATTCAACACCCATGATACTTGGGCAGGGTATATGGAAATCAACCGACCATGGACAAACTTTCAGCAGGTTAACATCAACCTGGGATACTGAAGAAAACAAAGAAATTTTTAAACTTGTGTACAAGCTGGCTGCCGACCCAGCAAACTCTCAAAAAATTTATGCTGCTACTGCAAAAGGATTAAGAGTTACCAATAACGGCGGAACAACATGGGAAAGTGTTCCTATCTTCGACCCCTTATTATATAACAATAAAACTGCCACCGATGTTAAAGTCGCTTCTGACGGTTCTGTTATTGCATCTATTTTGAACTGCGTTTTTATTATGAGAGCTGGCGAGGATACACAGTTAGAATTACGTTCAGGTAGCGAAAGTGCCGGACTTATTTCAAGTTCAGGAATAGGCAGGTTAGAATTTGCATTTTCACCAAGTAACCCTAATTATGTTTATTGTTCTGCTGCTAAATCAAGTTCTGATCCTACTATAAATGGAACAATTAAAAATATATATCAATCAAAAGATAAAGGCAACACATGGAAAATTATAGGACAGGGAGGTGCTGATAACTTTAATGTTTTTAGAACTCAAGGCATATATGATAATGTTATTACAGTTTCCCCCGGAAATCCTAATGAAGTATTTTTAGGAGGTATTAATCTTTGGTATGGAATTGGCATTGAAGGAAGTGAATTATTTCAATGGGAACAAATGTCTCAATGGAATCTTTCTCCTATGCATCCCCTTTATATTCATGCTGATTTACATGCAATTGTATTTCATCCTAACGATTCTCTTATGTTTATAGGCAGTGACGGAGGAGTAGCCAGAATTAAACCATATGTAGGATTTCAAGCTGTTAACTCAGGATATAATGTTACTCAGTTTTATTCTGTTGCATATGCAGGTACAGGTGAGGTTATAGGAGGCACACAAGATAACGGCACTCTTTATATTGATTATCAGGGTAATACCACTCAAAATGCTGTTGAAGTGACAGGAGGTGATGGAGGATATGCTTTAATTTCAAAATTAAATCCTGATGTCTTATTTGCTACATCACAGTGGGGCAGGTTACAAAGATCATTAGACAGGGGAAATGAATTTCAATATTTTTACGGAGGAGTTTTAATAAGCAGAACAGGTTTTAATATTACAACCGGAGCGGGTTTTGACGATACCAAAGCTACTTTTGTTACACCAATTGCACTATGGGAAACAAGAAACGACCCATTAAGTACTGATACCATTTATTTTATTGCATCAAGAAATTATTATAAAGGAGAAGTAGCACGATTTGACAGTGAGAATGCTTATGAACAACCAATATGGTTTACAATTCCTGAAACTGAAAATCATAATGATTCTTTATCATATTACGATGGAGATACTATAAAAATTCATGATCCATACCAGTCAATTTTTGCACTGGGTTTAGCAAAACAAGTTTGGATTACAAGAGGTGCTACTAGTCAACAATCACCCGTCGCTACTTGGGACTGGTGGCCTTTGTTTAGCAGATATTTATTAGATGCGGGAACAACTACAAATCCTGAAATTGTAGTAACTTTGGAATTTTCAGATGATGGTAATTACCTTTATTTTGCTACTAACCAAAACAGGGTATTCCGTTCAAATAACATCCAGCTTGGAAGAGATTATTTATCAGGCGGAGCATATCTTGATGATAAATTTGCTATACCTAATCCTGACCAGGTTTGTGAAACAAAATTAATAAAATCATTTAGTCAAACAGTAACAGGTTTGGCTGTTGACCCTAATGATCCTGATAAGGTAATTGTAACACTCGGTAATTATGGTAACGATAATTATATATTCTATTCTGACAATGCCTCAGGGCAAGTATCAGGAACAACTACAACATTTACATCAAAACAAGGAGACCTTCCTGCAATGCCTGTTTATTCATCTGTTTTCCATTATAATTCTGATACTGTAATATTAGCAACAGAATATGGTATTTTTGCTACAACCAATATTGATGATGCTTCACCTACATGGACCGAAGAAAATTCAGGAATGGAAAATGTTCCAACATTTATGATACGTCAGCAAACATGGGAAAACTGGAGGATACATGTTGATAATCACGGCTATATGTATATCGGCACACATGGTAGGGGAATATATTCTTGTAAAACACTAAAAGGTCCTGATGTAGCACCCGGTATTTCTGACAGAGCTAAACCTAAAACTAACACATTACAATTAAATGTATATCCTAATCCTGTTGATGATGATGCATGGTTGACATTTAATCTTTCTGAAACTTCAGATGTTTCAATTAGGGTTTATAATATTCAGGGTAAATTAATAAAAACTAAGACTCTGAAAAATCAGACAATAGGAAAACAAACAATAAAATTTGATATTAGCAATCTTAATACAGGAACATATTTAATATTTGTTATTGCCGGAGATAAAAAATCAACATATAAAATACTTAAATATTAGTTTTATATAGAGTTTATAAAAGCCTCTTGCAATATAGAGGCTTTTTTTTTCAAATATTTTATAAATAAAATAAATTCAAATAATTATGGCAAAAATAAAAGTTGGAATTAATGGTTTTGGCAGAATAGGACGAAACGCTTATAAAATTATTTTAGAAAAACCTGAAATGATTTTAGTTGGTATAAATGACCTTACCGATACAAAAACACTGGCACATTTACTAAAATATGATTCAACACAGGGTAAATTTAATGGAGAAATTTCTTATGATGAAAATAATATTATTGTGAACGGACAAAAAGTTTTTGTTAGTGCAGAAAGAAATCCTATTAATATTCCATGGAAGGAAATTCCTGATGTTGTAATTGAATCAACAGGAATATTCAGAAAAAAAGAAGATTCAAAAGGAGGATATGGCGACCATCTTAAAAATGGTGCTAAAAAAGTTATTTTAACTGTTCCTTCAAAAGACGAAATTGACAATATGATTGTTCTCGGTGTAAATGATGATGATTTACGATCTTCTGACCAATGCGTTTCAAATGCATCGTGCACAACAAATTGCCTGGCTCCGGTTGTGAAAGTATTGAATGATAAATTTGGCGTTGAAAATGGTTTAATGACAACAATTCATGCATATACAAACGACCAAATGATATTAGATGCTCCACATTCTGATTTAAGAAGGGCAAGGTCTGCTGCTATTTCACAAATTCCTACCACAACAGGCGCAGCTAAAGCAGTTGGTAAAGTTATTCCTGAACTAAAAGGGAAATTAGACGGAATGGCTATCAGAATTCCTACTCCAACAGGTTCACTTGTTGATTTGGTAGTTAATTTAAAAACTGAAGCCACAATAGAAGAAATAAATGCAGCAATGAAAGAAGCTGCTGACGGACCAATGAAAGGAATTCTTGAATATACAGAAGACCCAATAGTATCTGTTGATATTATTCATAATCCACATTCATCTATATTTGATGCACAAAGCACTATGATTACAGGAAAAACAGTAAAAGTTTTATCATGGTATGATAATGAGTGGGGATATTCATGCAGAGTTGTTGACCTGATTGAAAAGCTGTTTTAATACTTGATATAAAAACCCAAACATTCAATTTTTTACTTGATATATTAAACCTGGAGTATTTTACTTCAGGTTTTTTTTTATTGATAAAAAAACAAAATTAAATGAATTTAAAAATATTGTTAATATATTGTATAATAGTTCAGAATAAATAAATAATTTATTTATATATGGTTGGTCGTTTAATAAATAAAAAGGCAAATTTTGGCACTATGCCGGTTTTTATGACTGCTATTTCTACAATTTTAGGAGCTATTTTGTTTTTAAGATTTGGGTATGCAGTCGGGCATGTTGGATTTGTCGGAGTTTTAGGAATTATCCTTATAGGTCATTTAATTACTGTTCCTACTGCTCTCGCTGTTGCAGAAATTGCTACAAATCAGAAAGTACAAGGTGGAGGAGCATATTATATAATTTCCAGATCTTTTGGCTTAAATATTGGTGCAGCTATTGGTATTGCATTATTCCTTTCACAGGCAATAAGTGTCGCTTTTTATGTAATTGCTTTTGCTGAAGCTTTTGACCCTATAATAGACTTTATTTTTAATAAGTTTGGATTTTTGATAAATAAAAAAATGATAAGTCTTCCGACAATGGGGATTTTATCCTATATAATTTTAACAAGAGGAGCTAATATGGGGATGAAAGCATTATATGTTGTTGTGGCATTATTGTTTACATCTTTACTGATGTTTTTCTTTGGTCGTTCTCAAATTTCTCCCGAAGAAATTAATTTTAGTACACACATCGAAAATCCTGACAATT is a window from the Bacteroidales bacterium genome containing:
- a CDS encoding T9SS type A sorting domain-containing protein, with the translated sequence MKTKQLIFLLTVGITAGIIFIFSFWGETTRKYVPREIKQNKGIKGAQEWLARRINNQITNTVIVADVERARKQIMANRLLKNKASLNLEWEELGPDNIGGRTRAILIDNENHDLMFAGGVAGGLFKSTTGGVSWRKILYTKDENSDFTNLAINSIVQAPNGDIYFGTGEGWHWNHGANHSTPMILGQGIWKSTDHGQTFSRLTSTWDTEENKEIFKLVYKLAADPANSQKIYAATAKGLRVTNNGGTTWESVPIFDPLLYNNKTATDVKVASDGSVIASILNCVFIMRAGEDTQLELRSGSESAGLISSSGIGRLEFAFSPSNPNYVYCSAAKSSSDPTINGTIKNIYQSKDKGNTWKIIGQGGADNFNVFRTQGIYDNVITVSPGNPNEVFLGGINLWYGIGIEGSELFQWEQMSQWNLSPMHPLYIHADLHAIVFHPNDSLMFIGSDGGVARIKPYVGFQAVNSGYNVTQFYSVAYAGTGEVIGGTQDNGTLYIDYQGNTTQNAVEVTGGDGGYALISKLNPDVLFATSQWGRLQRSLDRGNEFQYFYGGVLISRTGFNITTGAGFDDTKATFVTPIALWETRNDPLSTDTIYFIASRNYYKGEVARFDSENAYEQPIWFTIPETENHNDSLSYYDGDTIKIHDPYQSIFALGLAKQVWITRGATSQQSPVATWDWWPLFSRYLLDAGTTTNPEIVVTLEFSDDGNYLYFATNQNRVFRSNNIQLGRDYLSGGAYLDDKFAIPNPDQVCETKLIKSFSQTVTGLAVDPNDPDKVIVTLGNYGNDNYIFYSDNASGQVSGTTTTFTSKQGDLPAMPVYSSVFHYNSDTVILATEYGIFATTNIDDASPTWTEENSGMENVPTFMIRQQTWENWRIHVDNHGYMYIGTHGRGIYSCKTLKGPDVAPGISDRAKPKTNTLQLNVYPNPVDDDAWLTFNLSETSDVSIRVYNIQGKLIKTKTLKNQTIGKQTIKFDISNLNTGTYLIFVIAGDKKSTYKILKY
- the gap gene encoding type I glyceraldehyde-3-phosphate dehydrogenase, with product MAKIKVGINGFGRIGRNAYKIILEKPEMILVGINDLTDTKTLAHLLKYDSTQGKFNGEISYDENNIIVNGQKVFVSAERNPINIPWKEIPDVVIESTGIFRKKEDSKGGYGDHLKNGAKKVILTVPSKDEIDNMIVLGVNDDDLRSSDQCVSNASCTTNCLAPVVKVLNDKFGVENGLMTTIHAYTNDQMILDAPHSDLRRARSAAISQIPTTTGAAKAVGKVIPELKGKLDGMAIRIPTPTGSLVDLVVNLKTEATIEEINAAMKEAADGPMKGILEYTEDPIVSVDIIHNPHSSIFDAQSTMITGKTVKVLSWYDNEWGYSCRVVDLIEKLF